In Zingiber officinale cultivar Zhangliang chromosome 1A, Zo_v1.1, whole genome shotgun sequence, a genomic segment contains:
- the LOC122034807 gene encoding NAD(P)H dehydrogenase (quinone) FQR1 isoform X2 yields MYGHVEKLAEKIKEGALSIEGVEAKLWQVPETLPDEVLVKMSAPPKNEVPIISPNQLAEADGLLFGFPTRFGMMAAQFKAFLDATGSLWRSQELAGKPAGLFFSTGSQGGGQETTALTAVTQLAHHGMIFVPIGYTFGAGMFEMEKVKGGSPYGAGTFAGDGSRFPSEIELEQAFHQGKYFAIIAKKLKASA; encoded by the exons ATGTATGGCCATGTGGAGAAGCTTGCTGAGAAGATAAAGGAAGGTGCCTTATCTATTGAAGGCGTGGAAGCCAAACTGTGGCAG GTTCCAGAAACTCTCCCAGATGAAGTGCTTGTCAAAATGAGTGCACCTCCAAAGAATGAAGTGCCAATTATTTCACCAAATCAACTAGCTGAGGCAGATGGTCTTTTATTTGGATTTCCTACCAGATTTGGCATGATGGCTGCACAGTTCAAAGCATTTCTTGATGCAACTGGTAGTTTGTGGAGATCTCAAGAACTTGCAGGCAAGCCTGCTGGACTCTTCTTTAGCACTGGATCTCAAGGTGGCGGACAAGAGACTACAGC ATTGACTGCTGTAACGCAGTTGGCTCACCATGGAATGATCTTTGTACCAATTGGATACACTTTTGGAGCTGGTATGTTTGAAATGGAGAAGGTTAAGGGAGGCAGCCCTTATGGTGCAGGTACTTTTGCTGGGGATGGTTCTAGATTCCCGTCTGAAATTGAACTGGAGCAAGCTTTCCACCAAGGAAAGTACTTCGCTATTATTGCAAAGAAGCTCAAAGCATCAGCTTGA
- the LOC122034807 gene encoding NAD(P)H dehydrogenase (quinone) FQR1 isoform X1 encodes MIYLYMRDIRVPLRSPKSLLLTSIPPDLVHAPPLMATKVYIVYYSMYGHVEKLAEKIKEGALSIEGVEAKLWQVPETLPDEVLVKMSAPPKNEVPIISPNQLAEADGLLFGFPTRFGMMAAQFKAFLDATGSLWRSQELAGKPAGLFFSTGSQGGGQETTALTAVTQLAHHGMIFVPIGYTFGAGMFEMEKVKGGSPYGAGTFAGDGSRFPSEIELEQAFHQGKYFAIIAKKLKASA; translated from the exons ATGATATATCTATATATGCGTGATATCAGAGTGCCCCTCCGCTCCCCCAAATCACTCCTTCTGACTTCGATTCCCCCGGATTTGGTTCACGCTCCGCCATTGATGGCCACGAAAGTCTATATTGT ATACTATTCCATGTATGGCCATGTGGAGAAGCTTGCTGAGAAGATAAAGGAAGGTGCCTTATCTATTGAAGGCGTGGAAGCCAAACTGTGGCAG GTTCCAGAAACTCTCCCAGATGAAGTGCTTGTCAAAATGAGTGCACCTCCAAAGAATGAAGTGCCAATTATTTCACCAAATCAACTAGCTGAGGCAGATGGTCTTTTATTTGGATTTCCTACCAGATTTGGCATGATGGCTGCACAGTTCAAAGCATTTCTTGATGCAACTGGTAGTTTGTGGAGATCTCAAGAACTTGCAGGCAAGCCTGCTGGACTCTTCTTTAGCACTGGATCTCAAGGTGGCGGACAAGAGACTACAGC ATTGACTGCTGTAACGCAGTTGGCTCACCATGGAATGATCTTTGTACCAATTGGATACACTTTTGGAGCTGGTATGTTTGAAATGGAGAAGGTTAAGGGAGGCAGCCCTTATGGTGCAGGTACTTTTGCTGGGGATGGTTCTAGATTCCCGTCTGAAATTGAACTGGAGCAAGCTTTCCACCAAGGAAAGTACTTCGCTATTATTGCAAAGAAGCTCAAAGCATCAGCTTGA